A genomic stretch from Leptospira johnsonii includes:
- a CDS encoding DedA family protein, giving the protein MQFAGFDFYIQTLLDWVSGLPSALVWFFFAFSNFTENVFPPWPGDTVTAFGGFLLARGALSFWELVSSTLVGNLAGAWVMYAFGHKLLDWLKNRNFPFKSELYNEEAIEKTLAWFSRNGVVVVLFSRFSAGIRFFVSIVAGMVDMRPLLFFSVFTLAVSIWCGILIYGGFYLGSHWEKVLEFLALYNKIFTGFFVTAVLGFIIYKKFFERKKEA; this is encoded by the coding sequence ATGCAATTCGCCGGATTCGATTTTTATATCCAAACTCTATTGGATTGGGTATCCGGTCTGCCCAGTGCTCTGGTCTGGTTTTTTTTCGCCTTTTCCAATTTTACCGAAAACGTTTTTCCTCCTTGGCCGGGTGATACAGTCACTGCATTCGGAGGATTTTTACTAGCAAGAGGCGCCTTAAGTTTTTGGGAATTGGTCTCAAGCACCTTAGTTGGAAATCTTGCAGGCGCCTGGGTAATGTATGCATTCGGCCATAAACTATTAGATTGGCTGAAGAATAGAAACTTCCCATTCAAATCGGAACTGTACAACGAAGAAGCCATAGAAAAAACCTTGGCTTGGTTTTCTAGGAATGGAGTCGTAGTAGTGCTCTTTTCCAGATTCTCCGCAGGGATACGATTCTTCGTTTCCATAGTAGCGGGAATGGTGGATATGAGACCTTTGCTGTTCTTCTCAGTATTCACTTTAGCGGTCAGTATCTGGTGTGGCATACTGATCTATGGTGGATTTTATTTAGGATCTCACTGGGAAAAGGTCCTGGAATTTTTAGCTCTGTATAACAAAATTTTTACGGGCTTCTTCGTGACCGCAGTTCTTGGATTTATAATCTACAAAAAGTTTTTTGAAAGAAAGAAGGAAGCCTAG
- a CDS encoding phosphatase domain-containing protein: protein MTEETERKISKNTEKRRAAICGGTLGRENRYYIRGQVVDISVSEEMTDPKKWDLLTGLFQGQEKEITPFLDYGLESVRKPILVAEIVDGSGKVLHRSPEIRGDESGFFFHEFTFPLAPGNYVFHIHFLKPDSYRQFGKDLAYLNTPGKHELVSQSLIGMGALRILAEEYTGIVTTSDIDQTYLATDIHSNKGKISTLFETPEQKLPLPGMPTLFKELREATSDSPLCFISASPHFFRRTLLSTFRTQGVKTESLHLKYLEGTLKGMVDKFWDTLSHPTRFLTEGLWGALERVRKFAGSSFQSLFDQLAYKLTILLRDRIYLPTNSKEILLGDNTESDYLIFILYQFILTGALQGKELEDYLYKLNFLGRDAITRDNAKLIRELAEENRRIHGDINPVQLVLINKTELGPPSDEMKWNVRSALPTGLDPWKTEGIAPYIPTDGALGFALVMVEKEILDLSSVLKISGDMAGQWFEGKVIEPNILLELAKKLELPKETEPIHKKFVKTLKEVLEA from the coding sequence GTGACGGAAGAAACTGAACGCAAAATTTCCAAGAATACGGAAAAACGTAGGGCCGCAATTTGCGGAGGAACTCTCGGAAGAGAAAACCGTTACTATATCCGAGGCCAAGTAGTGGATATTTCCGTCAGCGAAGAAATGACGGATCCTAAAAAATGGGACCTTCTCACAGGGCTTTTCCAAGGACAAGAGAAAGAGATCACTCCATTTTTAGACTACGGACTCGAGTCAGTGCGTAAGCCTATCCTTGTAGCGGAAATTGTGGATGGGTCCGGTAAAGTTTTACATCGTTCTCCTGAGATCAGAGGGGACGAAAGTGGATTTTTTTTCCATGAGTTTACCTTTCCTTTGGCTCCCGGAAATTATGTATTTCATATTCATTTTCTAAAACCGGATTCTTACAGACAGTTCGGAAAAGACCTGGCCTATTTAAACACTCCCGGTAAACACGAGTTAGTTTCCCAAAGCTTGATCGGAATGGGAGCCTTACGCATTTTAGCGGAAGAATATACAGGGATCGTAACTACTTCCGATATCGACCAGACTTACCTGGCCACGGATATACATTCAAATAAGGGAAAAATTTCTACATTATTCGAAACACCTGAACAGAAGTTACCTTTGCCTGGAATGCCTACCTTATTCAAAGAATTGAGAGAGGCTACGTCGGATTCTCCACTTTGTTTTATTTCTGCGAGTCCGCATTTTTTCAGAAGGACCCTACTTTCTACATTCAGGACCCAGGGCGTCAAAACGGAATCGCTGCACTTAAAGTATCTGGAAGGTACCTTGAAAGGAATGGTGGATAAGTTTTGGGACACTCTTTCTCATCCTACCAGATTTTTGACGGAAGGTCTTTGGGGTGCCCTGGAGAGGGTTCGTAAATTTGCCGGTTCTTCTTTTCAAAGTTTATTCGATCAATTAGCATACAAACTCACGATTCTTTTGAGAGATCGGATTTATTTGCCTACTAACTCCAAGGAGATCTTACTTGGGGACAATACAGAAAGCGATTATCTGATCTTCATTCTATACCAGTTCATTCTGACCGGCGCCTTACAAGGGAAAGAACTGGAAGATTATCTCTATAAATTGAACTTTTTAGGAAGAGATGCGATTACTAGAGATAATGCAAAACTCATCCGAGAACTTGCGGAAGAAAATCGCAGGATCCACGGAGATATCAATCCGGTACAGTTGGTGCTTATTAACAAAACGGAACTTGGCCCTCCTTCAGATGAAATGAAATGGAATGTGAGAAGTGCTCTTCCTACTGGCTTAGATCCTTGGAAGACGGAAGGAATTGCGCCTTACATTCCTACAGATGGAGCCTTGGGTTTTGCGCTTGTGATGGTAGAAAAAGAAATTTTAGATCTTTCTTCTGTTCTCAAAATTTCGGGAGATATGGCGGGACAATGGTTCGAAGGAAAAGTGATAGAACCGAATATTCTCTTGGAACTCGCAAAAAAATTAGAACTTCCTAAAGAAACCGAGCCTATTCATAAAAAATTTGTAAAAACGTTAAAAGAAGTTTTGGAAGCCTAG
- a CDS encoding Smr/MutS family protein, which produces MARGKHSDQNRKGPKSIYIRKMRYEEAYRLLDREIQAAFMKGDTLVEVVHGIGEGVLKKMTEDYIREHSFLKILEDGGLHHGNNPGSTLVEIMGPSSEDLKKYLK; this is translated from the coding sequence ATGGCGAGAGGGAAACATTCGGATCAAAACCGGAAAGGTCCCAAGTCGATTTATATCCGTAAAATGAGATATGAAGAGGCATATCGGCTCTTAGACCGGGAAATCCAAGCTGCATTCATGAAGGGAGACACCCTGGTAGAAGTGGTGCACGGGATAGGCGAGGGAGTTTTGAAAAAAATGACCGAGGATTATATCCGAGAACATTCCTTTCTAAAAATTTTAGAAGACGGGGGTCTTCATCACGGAAATAATCCGGGTTCCACACTTGTGGAGATCATGGGCCCATCCTCTGAAGATCTAAAAAAGTACTTAAAATAA
- the cimA gene encoding (R)-citramalate synthase CimA, whose product MGTTRPKIQILDVTLRDGEQTRGVSFSASEKLNIAKFLLQNLKVDRVEIASARVSQGELESVRGIMSWAASEGLEKRIEILGFVDSHKSVDWILASGAKTLNLLTKGSLKHLEGQLKKTPKEHFEEVSETIHYAKKNGLEVNVYLEDWSNGYLNSKDYVLDFVSHLSKEPLGKIFLPDTLGVLSPDETFSGISLLTQKHPDLHFEFHGHNDYDLSVANCLFAVKAGVKGVHVSVNGLGERAGNSPLEAVITALHDKAGVLTDVDEKSISEASRLVEVFSGKRISANRPVVGEDVFTQTAGVHADGDKKGNLYANPILPERFGRKRSYALGKLAGKASISENLKQLGLVLSPEVEKKVLEKVIELGDQNKNITPEDLPFIIADVSGNSSVQAIKILGCKINSGIGIRPKAIVELELHGKKYSEEGEGDGGYDAFMSALTSIASKAGLSIPRLVDYEVRIPPGGKTDALVETMITWNKAQENHEEENFKTMGIHCDQTVAAVLATEKMLNLILPTWQT is encoded by the coding sequence ATGGGAACTACAAGACCTAAAATCCAAATCCTGGACGTAACTCTCAGAGATGGAGAGCAGACCAGAGGTGTAAGTTTCTCCGCTTCCGAAAAATTAAATATCGCAAAATTTTTATTACAAAATCTGAAAGTAGATAGAGTGGAGATCGCATCCGCTCGGGTCTCTCAGGGAGAATTGGAAAGTGTCAGAGGCATCATGTCTTGGGCCGCTTCCGAAGGTTTGGAAAAACGGATCGAAATCCTGGGATTCGTAGATTCTCACAAAAGTGTGGATTGGATCCTGGCTTCCGGTGCAAAAACCTTAAATCTACTCACAAAAGGTTCTCTTAAACATCTAGAGGGACAGCTTAAAAAAACTCCAAAAGAACATTTCGAAGAAGTATCCGAAACAATTCACTATGCTAAGAAGAATGGCCTGGAAGTGAATGTTTATCTGGAAGACTGGTCCAACGGATATCTAAATAGCAAAGACTACGTTTTGGATTTTGTATCACATCTTTCCAAAGAACCGTTAGGCAAAATTTTTCTCCCGGACACATTGGGAGTTCTTTCTCCTGACGAAACATTTTCAGGGATTTCTCTTCTCACCCAAAAACATCCGGATCTGCATTTCGAATTTCACGGGCATAACGATTACGATCTTTCCGTAGCAAACTGTTTATTTGCAGTTAAGGCAGGAGTAAAAGGTGTACATGTTAGTGTAAACGGCTTAGGAGAAAGAGCCGGAAATTCTCCTTTAGAAGCAGTGATCACTGCATTACATGATAAAGCAGGTGTTCTCACCGATGTGGACGAAAAATCAATTTCAGAAGCAAGCCGACTGGTAGAAGTTTTCAGTGGGAAAAGGATCTCTGCCAATCGTCCAGTAGTTGGAGAAGATGTATTCACCCAAACCGCTGGAGTACACGCAGACGGAGACAAAAAAGGGAATTTATACGCAAATCCGATCCTGCCCGAACGTTTCGGTAGAAAGAGAAGTTACGCCTTAGGCAAACTCGCAGGAAAAGCGAGTATCTCCGAAAACCTAAAACAACTTGGACTTGTACTTTCTCCGGAGGTCGAAAAAAAGGTTTTGGAAAAAGTAATCGAGCTTGGGGACCAAAACAAAAATATCACGCCGGAAGATCTTCCATTTATCATCGCAGACGTTTCCGGAAATTCCAGCGTCCAGGCGATCAAGATCCTAGGATGTAAGATCAACTCAGGAATTGGAATTCGCCCAAAAGCAATCGTAGAATTAGAACTTCATGGTAAAAAATATTCGGAGGAAGGAGAAGGAGACGGAGGTTACGACGCATTCATGTCCGCACTGACTAGCATCGCTTCCAAAGCAGGTCTTTCTATCCCAAGACTAGTCGACTATGAGGTTCGTATTCCTCCCGGCGGAAAGACGGATGCACTCGTGGAAACAATGATTACCTGGAACAAGGCTCAGGAAAATCATGAAGAAGAAAATTTCAAGACCATGGGGATCCATTGCGACCAAACAGTAGCTGCAGTATTAGCTACCGAAAAAATGCTGAACTTAATTCTTCCTACATGGCAAACTTAA
- the pth gene encoding aminoacyl-tRNA hydrolase, with protein sequence MANLKLMIVGLGNPGQKYEKNRHNIGFLVLDNLAKDWGVDLNHSSKEEKGKIDKDGVSYYFLKPLEYMNLSGRAVSELSRKNGIPPENILVIHDEVDFPFSKLKFKQSGGNGGHNGIKDISEKLGTPDFFRLRFGVGKPGDSALTAGHVLSNFNQEEMSKLPELFDQAKQKIQDWVRERQIIFSKASDK encoded by the coding sequence ATGGCAAACTTAAAACTGATGATCGTAGGTCTGGGCAATCCTGGCCAAAAATACGAAAAAAACCGGCATAATATTGGCTTTCTGGTCTTGGACAATCTTGCCAAAGACTGGGGAGTGGATTTAAACCATTCTTCAAAAGAAGAAAAAGGGAAAATAGATAAAGACGGAGTTTCCTACTATTTTCTGAAACCACTCGAATACATGAATCTTTCTGGAAGAGCGGTCTCGGAACTCTCGCGTAAAAATGGGATCCCTCCCGAAAACATTTTAGTCATTCATGACGAAGTGGACTTTCCATTCTCCAAACTCAAATTCAAACAAAGTGGTGGAAACGGCGGTCATAACGGGATCAAGGATATCTCTGAAAAACTAGGCACGCCCGATTTTTTCCGTCTCAGATTTGGAGTAGGAAAACCGGGAGATAGCGCACTCACAGCAGGACATGTTCTATCCAATTTTAACCAGGAAGAAATGAGCAAATTGCCCGAATTATTCGACCAGGCAAAACAAAAAATCCAAGATTGGGTCCGGGAAAGACAGATCATTTTTTCGAAAGCCTCCGATAAATAA
- a CDS encoding tyrosine recombinase XerC, whose product MSEYAVKLPKFPSEILNSAASRFYEYLRVEKNYSQNTLNAYLLDLKSFFEFCLQEQIEIYQLESVDVRSYFAFLSKNQGLDRRTQSRKLSSLRTFYKVLLKDNLVPGNPILSVNFPKTRKQVPKNFRIEETESILDYEYENENASEILNIRDKAILEVLYSSGLRVFELVDATLVQLSADHSILKVMGKRRKERYVYLGKEAIQSLNEYLDVRPRFRPRSDEIFLNQKGNKLTTRGVRYILNERRKRMGWDKPITPHKFRHTFATDLLDAGADIRAVQELLGHSSLSTTQVYLSVSKEKIKEVYRKAHPHARLDKSK is encoded by the coding sequence GTGAGCGAATACGCGGTCAAACTTCCCAAATTTCCTTCCGAAATCCTGAATTCTGCCGCTTCCCGTTTTTATGAATATCTGAGAGTGGAAAAAAATTATTCACAAAACACTCTCAACGCTTATCTACTCGATCTGAAATCATTCTTTGAATTCTGCCTACAAGAACAGATAGAAATTTACCAATTAGAATCTGTGGATGTTCGTTCTTACTTCGCATTCCTTTCCAAAAACCAAGGTTTGGATAGAAGGACCCAGAGCCGAAAACTCTCCAGCCTTAGGACATTCTACAAAGTATTATTAAAAGATAATTTGGTTCCTGGAAACCCGATCCTTTCCGTTAACTTTCCTAAAACCAGAAAACAAGTCCCTAAAAACTTCCGAATTGAAGAAACAGAAAGTATTTTAGATTACGAATACGAAAACGAGAACGCATCCGAAATTTTAAACATTAGAGATAAAGCGATCTTAGAAGTATTATATTCTTCTGGTCTCAGGGTCTTCGAGTTAGTAGACGCGACCCTAGTACAATTGTCTGCAGATCATTCTATCTTAAAAGTAATGGGTAAAAGAAGAAAGGAAAGATACGTATATTTAGGAAAAGAAGCCATCCAAAGTTTAAATGAATACTTGGATGTGCGTCCTAGATTCCGTCCCAGATCCGATGAAATTTTTCTGAACCAAAAGGGAAATAAACTGACGACCAGAGGGGTTCGTTATATTTTGAACGAGAGAAGGAAACGAATGGGATGGGACAAACCCATTACCCCCCATAAATTCCGTCATACGTTCGCAACGGACTTACTCGATGCCGGCGCGGATATCCGTGCAGTCCAAGAGCTTTTGGGGCATTCCTCTCTATCCACCACCCAGGTTTACCTGAGCGTGAGTAAGGAAAAGATCAAAGAGGTCTACCGAAAGGCTCACCCACATGCAAGACTCGATAAATCCAAATAA
- the hslV gene encoding ATP-dependent protease subunit HslV, producing MQDSINPNKIHATTILCVRKGGKVAIAGDGQVSFGNTVMKNTARKVRKLYSDKIVSGFAGSAADAFTLFELFEKKVQEFGGSLSRSAVELAREWRSDRALRRLEAMLIVADKDESFLVSGTGDVISPDDGILAIGSGGNFALSAARALYNHTNLEPSQIVKEAMNIAADICIYTNHNIVVEEIGQ from the coding sequence ATGCAAGACTCGATAAATCCAAATAAAATACATGCAACCACGATACTCTGCGTTCGCAAAGGCGGAAAAGTAGCGATCGCAGGCGACGGACAGGTTTCTTTTGGGAACACCGTCATGAAAAATACCGCAAGAAAAGTACGTAAACTTTACTCCGACAAAATTGTCTCGGGCTTTGCAGGTTCCGCAGCGGACGCATTCACCTTATTCGAATTATTCGAAAAAAAAGTGCAGGAATTCGGAGGAAGTCTTTCCAGATCCGCAGTCGAACTTGCAAGAGAATGGAGATCCGACAGAGCACTTCGAAGACTGGAAGCAATGCTTATTGTAGCGGATAAGGACGAATCCTTTTTAGTTTCCGGAACTGGAGATGTGATCTCACCTGATGATGGAATTTTAGCGATAGGCTCCGGCGGAAATTTCGCACTATCCGCTGCAAGAGCACTCTATAATCATACGAATTTGGAACCTTCTCAGATCGTAAAAGAAGCCATGAACATAGCCGCAGATATTTGTATATACACAAATCATAATATAGTTGTAGAGGAAATCGGACAATGA
- the hslU gene encoding ATP-dependent protease ATPase subunit HslU, producing the protein MSEFLSQTNETKLGDDELTPRQIVSKLDEHIIGQKNAKKAVAIALRNRTRRRKLDPELREEIYPKNIIMIGPTGVGKTEIARRLSKLCGAPFLKVESTKFTEVGYVGRDVESIIRDLAMVSLNLVKQEFRKEVEAKAKERAEEALLDILLPFPAKTSIADPHPPSIGFSTAEADEEREKRFLETRETMRKKLKSGKLNEQIIEIDIPQAGPQGLPMLQVFGAGNMEDLDSHIQNVLGDLMPKKQKKRKLPIPEALKVLEEAEAEKLLDPDKVQREAQKRVEEMGIVFLDEIDKIASREGRAGADVSREGVQRDLLPIVEGATVNTKIGPIVTDHILFIAAGAFHMSKPSDLIPELQGRFPIRVELEKLSMDDFEKILTAPRSSLVKQYQALLETDGIKIEFASDGIKEIAKIAYDMNEKHENIGARRLNTIMEKLLEDLSFEGPDLPEDQRKLTINKEAVESKLKGIIEDKDLSRYIL; encoded by the coding sequence ATGAGCGAATTCCTTTCCCAAACAAACGAAACCAAATTAGGGGATGACGAACTCACTCCCAGACAGATCGTCTCCAAACTTGACGAACATATTATTGGACAAAAAAACGCCAAAAAAGCTGTCGCAATTGCTCTTCGTAATCGGACTAGACGCAGAAAATTAGATCCGGAACTAAGAGAAGAAATTTATCCTAAGAATATTATCATGATCGGCCCCACAGGAGTGGGAAAAACGGAAATCGCCAGAAGACTTTCCAAACTCTGCGGCGCACCTTTTTTAAAAGTAGAAAGTACAAAATTTACGGAAGTAGGTTATGTAGGCCGAGACGTAGAAAGTATTATCCGAGATCTGGCAATGGTTTCCTTGAACCTAGTCAAACAAGAATTCAGAAAAGAAGTAGAAGCAAAAGCAAAGGAAAGAGCTGAAGAAGCTCTGTTGGATATCCTACTTCCATTTCCTGCTAAAACTTCCATTGCAGATCCTCATCCGCCTTCTATCGGTTTTTCCACAGCGGAAGCGGACGAAGAAAGAGAGAAAAGATTTTTGGAAACCAGAGAGACTATGAGAAAGAAGCTCAAGTCCGGGAAACTAAACGAACAGATCATTGAAATAGATATTCCGCAAGCAGGACCGCAGGGACTTCCAATGCTTCAAGTATTCGGAGCCGGGAATATGGAAGATCTGGACAGTCATATCCAGAATGTTTTGGGCGATCTAATGCCTAAAAAGCAGAAAAAAAGAAAATTACCCATCCCTGAAGCTCTCAAAGTTTTAGAAGAAGCAGAGGCGGAAAAACTTTTAGATCCTGACAAAGTACAAAGGGAAGCCCAAAAACGAGTCGAAGAAATGGGCATCGTATTCTTAGACGAGATAGACAAGATCGCAAGTAGAGAAGGAAGAGCAGGCGCAGACGTCTCCAGAGAAGGTGTACAAAGAGACTTACTCCCGATCGTTGAAGGCGCTACTGTAAACACAAAGATCGGCCCGATCGTAACAGATCATATTCTGTTTATCGCAGCTGGCGCATTCCATATGTCCAAACCTTCGGATCTAATTCCTGAATTGCAGGGACGTTTTCCGATCCGAGTGGAGCTAGAAAAATTATCAATGGATGATTTCGAAAAGATTTTAACCGCTCCCAGATCTTCTTTAGTAAAACAGTACCAAGCATTACTCGAAACAGATGGGATCAAAATAGAATTCGCCTCGGACGGGATCAAGGAGATCGCGAAGATCGCCTATGACATGAACGAAAAACATGAAAACATAGGCGCTCGCAGATTGAACACGATCATGGAGAAACTCTTAGAAGACTTAAGCTTCGAAGGCCCGGATCTACCGGAAGACCAAAGAAAGTTAACTATCAATAAAGAAGCAGTCGAGTCCAAGTTAAAGGGAATTATAGAAGATAAAG